Proteins co-encoded in one Candidatus Methylomirabilota bacterium genomic window:
- a CDS encoding OsmC family protein, whose amino-acid sequence MAQGVKIDTVRSSSSGTPGRSLNSARQQHFILDSPSGPNEAVTNGEAFLAGISSCGVTLIEKYAIEQKVPLESMEVTIEGIRSDAEPNRFQCINVSFALRGVSQGQADELVEVWKSR is encoded by the coding sequence ATGGCCCAGGGCGTGAAGATCGATACGGTGCGGTCCTCCTCGAGCGGCACGCCGGGCCGCTCCCTCAACAGCGCGCGGCAGCAGCACTTCATCCTCGACTCGCCGTCGGGGCCCAACGAGGCGGTGACGAATGGCGAGGCCTTCCTCGCGGGCATCTCCTCGTGCGGCGTCACCCTCATCGAGAAGTACGCCATCGAGCAGAAGGTGCCGCTCGAGAGCATGGAGGTGACCATCGAGGGCATCCGCAGCGATGCGGAGCCCAATCGCTTCCAGTGCATCAACGTCTCGTTCGCGCTCCGCGGGGTGAGCCAGGGGCAGGCGGACGAGCTCGTGGAGGTCTGGAAGAGCCGCTGA
- a CDS encoding putative quinol monooxygenase → MLGVVATIKVKPGMEKEFEAVAKELVAKVNAHEPGCKLYALHHHGETPGTYVFMERYTDQAAVEAHRASEHFKTLGRKMGEYMDGRAEVLRLREVE, encoded by the coding sequence ATGCTGGGTGTGGTGGCGACGATCAAGGTGAAGCCGGGAATGGAGAAGGAGTTCGAGGCGGTCGCGAAAGAGCTGGTGGCCAAGGTGAACGCCCATGAGCCCGGCTGCAAGCTGTACGCGCTCCACCATCATGGGGAGACGCCGGGCACCTATGTCTTCATGGAGCGCTATACCGACCAGGCGGCCGTGGAGGCGCACCGCGCGAGCGAGCATTTCAAGACGCTCGGCCGCAAGATGGGCGAGTACATGGATGGCCGGGCCGAGGTCTTGCGTCTGCGCGAGGTCGAGTAG
- a CDS encoding ATP-binding protein: MRRLFARIYLHFLGGLLVVAIAVSLLFAFTARGAFVQESSGRTSRHVASLVGEAFGDRPALARRVQQIHKDLELDLVVRDLEGRVVAGAGAEPPTFTAEQLAQVRTGLRMVRPDPEWSVASPVRDPKTGAVIGTVETTAHRRARWRGLTRPAMMLGLMVVMFAGAAALLARRISRPLERLTAAVRRLGTGDLAARVPLDQRTWWRRRPPSRGDELAELTQAFNDMAERIERLVAGQKELMANVSHELRSPLTRIRVALELLPRDEEADARLHDVEADLDELERLIEDVLTTARLDATGLPPHPSRMDARQIMADLAERASRDPATAGLTVSLGGSASVECVADPALLRRAVWNLIENAAKYGAPPITLAAEREGSDVVLSVTDEGAGIPPEERERVLAPFYRLDKARTPEGPTHGFGLGLTLAHRVAEVHGGRIVIGPANGQGGREHGCRVSLILPART, translated from the coding sequence GTGCGCCGGCTCTTCGCGCGCATCTACCTTCACTTCCTGGGCGGGCTGCTCGTCGTGGCGATCGCGGTCAGCCTGCTCTTCGCCTTCACCGCGCGCGGGGCCTTCGTGCAGGAGTCCTCCGGCCGCACCTCGCGTCACGTCGCCTCACTGGTGGGCGAGGCCTTCGGAGATCGTCCAGCCCTCGCCCGCCGGGTGCAGCAGATCCACAAGGACCTGGAGCTCGACCTCGTGGTGCGCGATCTCGAGGGGCGCGTGGTGGCCGGCGCCGGCGCGGAGCCGCCCACCTTCACCGCCGAGCAACTGGCCCAGGTACGCACGGGGCTCCGCATGGTGCGGCCGGACCCGGAATGGTCGGTGGCGAGCCCCGTCCGCGATCCGAAGACGGGCGCGGTCATCGGCACCGTCGAGACCACCGCCCATCGCCGCGCGCGCTGGCGCGGCTTGACCCGCCCGGCCATGATGCTCGGCCTCATGGTGGTCATGTTCGCGGGCGCCGCCGCCCTCCTGGCGCGCCGCATCTCCCGGCCCCTGGAGCGTCTCACCGCCGCCGTGCGGCGGCTCGGTACGGGTGATCTCGCCGCTCGCGTGCCCCTCGACCAGCGGACATGGTGGCGCCGCCGCCCACCGTCCAGGGGCGACGAGCTGGCGGAGCTGACGCAGGCCTTCAATGACATGGCCGAGCGCATCGAGCGGCTCGTCGCCGGGCAGAAAGAGCTCATGGCCAATGTCTCGCACGAGCTTCGCTCGCCCCTCACGCGCATCCGGGTCGCCCTCGAGCTCCTCCCGCGCGACGAGGAGGCCGATGCGCGTCTGCACGACGTGGAGGCGGACCTGGACGAGCTCGAGCGGCTGATCGAGGACGTGCTGACCACAGCGCGCCTCGACGCCACGGGACTGCCGCCCCATCCGTCGAGGATGGACGCGCGGCAGATCATGGCCGATCTCGCCGAGCGGGCGAGCCGCGATCCGGCCACGGCCGGGCTCACGGTTTCCCTGGGCGGGAGCGCCTCCGTCGAGTGCGTGGCCGATCCCGCGCTCCTGAGGCGGGCGGTGTGGAACCTCATCGAGAACGCCGCCAAGTACGGGGCGCCGCCCATCACGCTGGCCGCGGAGCGCGAGGGGTCAGACGTGGTGCTCTCGGTGACCGACGAAGGCGCGGGCATTCCCCCCGAGGAGCGCGAGCGCGTCCTCGCGCCCTTCTACCGCCTCGACAAGGCGCGCACGCCCGAGGGGCCCACCCATGGCTTCGGACTCGGCCTCACCCTCGCCCATCGGGTGGCCGAGGTGCACGGCGGGCGCATTGTCATCGGCCCCGCCAATGGCCAGGGAGGCCGCGAGCACGGCTGCCGCGTCTCGCTGATCCTGCCCGCCCGCACCTAG
- a CDS encoding response regulator transcription factor, which produces MPHRISALLIDDDARLGALVTEYLGKHDIDVTVAGDGPRGLTALNKRRPELVLLDLMLPGMDGLEVCRRIRATPDLSGLPIIMLTAKGEDVDKVVGLELGADDYLAKPFNPRELVARVRAVLRRTSPVATPPPPKLRVGRLELDFAAREVTVSGKRRVLTHHEFELLATLARAAGRVLTREQILDALKGQAEAFDRSIDVHIAKLRAKLEPDPKEPRYIKTVRGVGYMLAGEAD; this is translated from the coding sequence GTGCCCCACCGCATCTCCGCGCTGCTCATCGACGACGACGCCCGCCTGGGCGCCCTCGTGACCGAATATCTCGGCAAGCACGATATCGACGTGACCGTGGCCGGCGATGGACCACGGGGGCTCACCGCCCTCAACAAGCGCCGCCCCGAGCTCGTCCTCCTCGACCTCATGCTCCCCGGCATGGACGGCCTCGAGGTCTGCCGGCGCATCCGCGCCACCCCCGACCTGTCCGGCCTGCCCATCATCATGCTCACGGCCAAGGGCGAAGACGTGGACAAGGTGGTCGGGCTCGAGCTCGGCGCCGACGACTACCTCGCCAAGCCCTTCAACCCGCGCGAGCTCGTGGCCCGAGTGCGGGCCGTGCTGCGCCGGACGAGCCCCGTGGCGACGCCGCCACCGCCGAAGCTTCGCGTGGGCCGGCTGGAGCTCGACTTCGCCGCGCGCGAGGTCACGGTCAGCGGCAAGCGCCGCGTGCTCACCCACCACGAGTTCGAGCTCCTGGCCACCCTGGCGCGGGCGGCGGGCCGCGTCCTGACCCGGGAGCAGATCCTCGACGCCCTCAAGGGTCAGGCGGAGGCCTTCGACCGCTCCATCGATGTGCACATCGCCAAGCTCCGCGCCAAGCTCGAGCCCGATCCCAAGGAGCCCCGCTACATCAAGACGGTGCGCGGCGTCGGCTACATGCTGGCGGGTGAGGCCGACTGA
- a CDS encoding TetR family transcriptional regulator → MAVLSVLRPRPQPAGRHPERTRERILMAALKEFSAKGFAGARVDRIARRARINKRMLYHYFGNKEHLFREILTRKVRERSAWAVTAPDDAAESLAFWFDAACRDLDWVRLMEWEALSAAEGVVAVDAERRAAFALGVSQVRERQARGLLRADLDPGHFLLAMVALTTFPAAFPQFTRLLTGLKPTDPAFVAQHGAFLRRLAGALRPQQTPAARVEVR, encoded by the coding sequence ATGGCCGTGCTCTCCGTCCTGAGACCTCGTCCGCAGCCCGCTGGGCGCCATCCCGAGCGCACCCGCGAGCGCATCCTCATGGCCGCCCTCAAGGAATTCTCGGCCAAGGGCTTCGCGGGCGCGCGCGTCGACCGCATCGCCCGCCGGGCGCGGATCAACAAGCGAATGCTCTACCACTACTTCGGCAACAAGGAACACCTCTTCCGCGAGATCCTGACCCGCAAGGTGCGCGAGCGCTCGGCCTGGGCGGTGACGGCCCCCGACGATGCCGCCGAAAGCCTCGCCTTCTGGTTCGATGCCGCCTGCCGGGATCTCGACTGGGTGCGGCTCATGGAGTGGGAGGCGCTGAGCGCGGCCGAGGGCGTGGTCGCCGTCGATGCCGAGCGCCGCGCGGCCTTCGCCCTGGGCGTCTCGCAGGTGCGCGAGCGACAGGCGCGCGGCCTTCTGCGCGCTGACCTCGATCCCGGCCATTTCCTGCTCGCCATGGTAGCCCTGACCACCTTTCCCGCGGCCTTTCCACAGTTCACGCGACTGCTGACGGGGCTCAAGCCGACGGACCCGGCCTTCGTGGCCCAGCATGGCGCGTTCCTGCGGCGGCTCGCCGGGGCCTTGCGACCCCAGCAAACTCCCGCGGCCAGGGTGGAGGTTCGATGA
- a CDS encoding efflux RND transporter periplasmic adaptor subunit has product MSRRWMAALILCVSALAVACSKGDDAGKAKAAARPPAVAVTAAPVEIRDVPVQIQAIGNVQPLATVSVYSLVGGQIFKVHFNEGRDVKAGDVLFSMDPRPFEAALAQAQATMGQHQAQVAQAEANLVRDQAQYENARVGEERYRRLVDGGFVAREQYDQYATTLKTAQATVDADRAALANAKALVQADAAMVENAKVQLSYTTIRAPIAGRTGNLLIHQGNVVKANDIGNPLVVINRIHPIYVTFAVAERFLDQIKVERARGTLVVDAIPQGQTVTTRGSLSFVNNTVDTTTGTIQLKATFENTDDVLWPGQFATVVLTVRTEPGALVVPSQAIQAGQQGQYVFVVKPDSTVESRPVMVAFANGPVTVVRQGVRAGERVVTDGHMRLVPGSRVDVKPSGPTQPAAAPASTPR; this is encoded by the coding sequence ATGAGCCGGCGCTGGATGGCCGCGCTCATCCTCTGCGTGTCCGCGCTCGCTGTCGCGTGCTCCAAGGGCGACGACGCGGGCAAAGCCAAGGCGGCGGCTCGCCCCCCTGCCGTGGCCGTCACCGCGGCGCCGGTCGAGATCCGCGACGTGCCCGTGCAGATCCAAGCCATCGGCAACGTCCAGCCCCTGGCCACTGTGTCCGTCTACTCCCTGGTCGGTGGCCAGATCTTCAAGGTCCACTTCAACGAGGGCCGAGACGTGAAGGCGGGCGACGTCCTCTTCTCCATGGATCCGCGCCCGTTCGAGGCGGCGCTGGCGCAGGCGCAGGCGACCATGGGGCAGCATCAGGCGCAGGTGGCGCAGGCCGAGGCGAACCTCGTGCGAGATCAGGCCCAGTACGAGAACGCCCGCGTGGGCGAGGAGCGCTACCGGCGCCTCGTGGACGGCGGCTTCGTTGCGCGCGAGCAGTACGATCAGTACGCCACGACGCTCAAGACGGCACAGGCGACCGTGGACGCCGATCGTGCCGCCCTGGCCAATGCCAAGGCGCTGGTGCAGGCCGACGCGGCCATGGTGGAGAACGCGAAGGTGCAGCTGAGCTACACGACCATCCGGGCCCCCATCGCGGGCCGGACGGGCAACCTGCTCATCCACCAGGGCAACGTGGTCAAGGCCAACGACATCGGCAATCCGCTGGTCGTGATCAATCGCATCCACCCGATCTACGTCACCTTCGCGGTGGCCGAACGCTTCCTCGATCAGATCAAGGTGGAGCGAGCGAGGGGCACCCTCGTGGTGGACGCCATCCCCCAGGGGCAGACGGTGACGACTCGGGGCAGCCTGAGCTTCGTCAACAACACCGTCGACACGACCACGGGCACCATCCAGCTCAAAGCCACCTTCGAGAACACGGACGACGTCCTCTGGCCCGGACAGTTCGCCACGGTGGTCCTGACCGTGCGCACCGAGCCGGGCGCGCTCGTGGTGCCGTCACAGGCGATCCAGGCCGGCCAGCAGGGGCAGTACGTCTTCGTGGTCAAGCCCGACTCGACCGTGGAGTCGCGCCCCGTGATGGTCGCCTTCGCGAACGGGCCCGTGACGGTGGTGCGACAGGGCGTGCGGGCCGGCGAGCGGGTGGTGACGGACGGCCACATGCGCCTGGTGCCCGGCTCGCGCGTCGACGTCAAGCCCTCCGGCCCCACTCAGCCGGCGGCGGCGCCCGCCTCGACGCCACGATGA
- a CDS encoding efflux RND transporter permease subunit, producing the protein MSTDLFIRRPVMTTLLMAGLLIFGFMAYRQLPASDLPNVDFPVIQVAASLPGASPDTMASAVATPLERQFSTIAGIDSMTSTSALGLTQITVVFTLDRSIDAAAQDVQAAIAATLPLLPPGMPTPPSYKKVNPADQPVLYLALSSPTLPLYTVDEYAQTMLAQRISTISGVAQVQVFGSQKYAVRAQLDPRAMATLGVGIDEVQNAIAQSNVNLPTGTIYGQYQSFSVQATGQLTNAQAYRPLIVAYRNGSPVRLEQLGRVIDSVQTDKVASWYKDERAVILAIQRQPGTNTIEVVDSIKKILPTFTAQLPASVNLNILYDRSVSIRSSVEDVQFTLLLAIALVVLVIFLFLRNISATIIPSLALPLSIMGTFAAMQMLGYTIDNLSLMALTLAVGFVVDDAIVVLENIVRHMEHGMGRMEAALLGSREIGFTIVSMTLSLAAVFIPVLFMGGVVGRLLHEFAAVIGVAVIVSGVVSLTLTPMLCSRFLKPPAATHGRLYRASERVFEGMLRTYRWTLEAVLRHPSMMIVVFVATLVATVGLFMVVSKGFIPDEDTGQIFAFTEAAQDISFDSMVAHQRAAADIVLKQPYVSSFMSSIGASNTSVVPNTGRLFIRLKPRAERPGVDEIIRDLRVKLTGIPGFNVYPQKLPTIRIGGNLTKAAFQYTLQDADLPTLYQWAPVLLEKMRLVPGLLDVNSDLQVTSPQVLVEIDRDRASALGVTATQIEAALNNAYGAPQISTIYTPTNQYWVMMELLPQYKDDPDALGMLYIRSSTGKLVPLNAVAKLRRTVGPLTVNHLGQLPAVTISFNLRPGVALGDAVNEIRNLERELRMPATLTTSFQGTAQAFQSSVKGLGLLLLAAVLVIYLILGILYESFIHPLTILSGLPSAGVGALLTLLIFREELNLYGFVGIIMLVGIVKKNAIMMIDFAVDAQREGKSPREAIFQGCLLRFRPIMMTTMAALMATLPIAIGAGAGGDSRRTLGLSVVGGLILSQLLTLYITPVIYLQLEGLRQRVGGWRDLWRRLHPTRAEGLRLPSSGTAGK; encoded by the coding sequence ATGAGCACCGACCTCTTCATCCGGCGTCCCGTCATGACGACCCTGCTCATGGCCGGGCTCCTGATCTTCGGCTTCATGGCGTACCGGCAGCTTCCCGCGAGCGACCTGCCCAACGTGGACTTCCCCGTCATCCAGGTCGCCGCGAGTCTGCCCGGCGCGAGCCCCGACACCATGGCCTCCGCCGTGGCCACACCGCTCGAGCGCCAGTTCTCGACCATCGCGGGCATCGACTCGATGACGTCCACGAGCGCCCTCGGCCTGACCCAGATCACGGTGGTGTTCACGCTCGATCGCAGCATCGACGCGGCCGCCCAGGACGTCCAGGCCGCCATCGCGGCCACCCTGCCCCTTCTTCCTCCGGGCATGCCGACGCCGCCCTCCTACAAGAAGGTGAATCCGGCGGACCAGCCCGTCCTGTACCTCGCGCTGAGCTCGCCCACCTTGCCGCTCTACACCGTGGACGAGTACGCCCAGACCATGCTGGCCCAGCGCATCTCCACCATCAGCGGTGTCGCCCAGGTGCAGGTCTTCGGATCGCAGAAGTACGCGGTGCGCGCCCAGCTCGACCCGCGGGCCATGGCCACCCTCGGCGTGGGCATCGACGAGGTGCAGAACGCCATCGCCCAGTCCAATGTCAACCTGCCCACGGGCACGATCTACGGCCAGTACCAGTCCTTCAGCGTCCAGGCCACCGGGCAGCTCACCAATGCCCAGGCCTACCGGCCGCTCATCGTCGCGTATCGCAATGGCTCGCCCGTCAGGCTCGAGCAGCTCGGCCGGGTCATCGATAGCGTCCAGACCGACAAGGTAGCTTCCTGGTACAAGGACGAGCGCGCGGTCATCCTGGCCATCCAGCGCCAGCCCGGCACCAACACCATCGAGGTGGTGGATTCGATCAAGAAGATCCTGCCCACCTTCACGGCCCAGCTGCCCGCCTCCGTCAACCTCAACATCCTGTACGACCGGTCCGTTTCCATCCGTTCTTCGGTCGAGGACGTCCAGTTCACCCTGCTCCTGGCCATCGCGCTCGTGGTCCTGGTCATCTTTCTCTTCTTGCGGAACATCTCGGCCACCATCATCCCGAGCCTCGCTCTGCCCCTGTCGATCATGGGGACGTTCGCGGCGATGCAGATGCTCGGCTACACCATCGACAACCTCTCGCTCATGGCCCTGACCCTGGCCGTGGGTTTCGTGGTGGACGACGCCATCGTCGTGCTCGAGAACATCGTGCGCCACATGGAGCACGGGATGGGGCGCATGGAGGCGGCCCTGCTGGGCTCGCGCGAGATCGGCTTCACCATCGTGTCCATGACCCTGTCCCTGGCCGCTGTGTTCATCCCGGTCCTGTTCATGGGGGGCGTGGTCGGCCGGCTCCTCCATGAGTTCGCCGCCGTCATCGGCGTCGCCGTCATCGTCTCGGGGGTGGTGTCACTCACCCTGACGCCGATGCTGTGCAGCCGGTTCCTCAAGCCTCCGGCCGCGACCCACGGCCGCCTCTACCGGGCATCGGAGCGGGTCTTCGAGGGAATGCTCCGGACCTACCGGTGGACGCTCGAGGCCGTCCTCCGCCATCCATCAATGATGATCGTCGTCTTCGTGGCCACCCTGGTGGCCACGGTGGGACTCTTCATGGTGGTGTCGAAGGGCTTCATCCCCGACGAGGATACCGGGCAAATCTTCGCCTTCACCGAGGCGGCCCAGGACATCTCCTTCGACAGCATGGTGGCCCATCAGCGGGCGGCCGCCGACATCGTGCTGAAGCAGCCCTACGTGAGCTCGTTCATGTCCTCGATCGGAGCCAGCAACACGAGCGTGGTGCCGAATACGGGACGGCTCTTCATCCGGCTCAAGCCACGGGCGGAGCGGCCCGGAGTGGACGAGATCATCCGGGACTTGCGCGTCAAGCTCACCGGCATCCCCGGCTTCAACGTGTACCCGCAAAAGCTGCCCACCATCAGGATCGGCGGCAACTTGACCAAGGCCGCCTTCCAGTACACGCTGCAGGACGCCGACCTGCCGACCCTCTACCAGTGGGCGCCCGTGCTGCTGGAGAAGATGCGCCTGGTTCCTGGCCTGCTCGACGTCAACTCCGACCTTCAAGTCACGAGCCCGCAGGTGCTGGTGGAGATCGACCGCGACCGTGCTTCAGCGCTCGGCGTCACCGCCACCCAGATCGAGGCCGCCCTGAACAATGCCTACGGCGCGCCCCAGATCTCCACCATCTACACGCCGACCAACCAGTACTGGGTGATGATGGAGCTCCTGCCCCAGTACAAGGACGATCCGGACGCCCTCGGCATGCTCTACATCCGCTCGAGCACGGGCAAGCTGGTGCCCCTGAACGCGGTGGCCAAGCTCAGGCGGACGGTGGGCCCGCTCACCGTCAACCACCTGGGCCAGCTGCCCGCCGTGACGATCTCCTTCAACCTCAGGCCCGGGGTGGCGCTGGGCGACGCGGTGAACGAGATCCGCAACCTCGAGCGGGAGCTGCGGATGCCCGCCACCCTGACCACGAGCTTCCAGGGGACCGCGCAGGCCTTTCAGTCCTCCGTCAAGGGACTGGGACTTCTGCTCCTCGCCGCCGTCCTCGTGATCTACCTGATCCTCGGCATCCTGTACGAGAGCTTCATCCACCCCCTGACCATCCTTTCCGGTCTGCCGTCGGCGGGGGTGGGCGCGCTCTTGACCCTGCTCATCTTCCGCGAGGAGCTGAACCTGTACGGCTTCGTGGGGATCATCATGCTCGTGGGCATCGTGAAGAAGAACGCGATCATGATGATCGACTTCGCGGTGGATGCGCAGCGCGAGGGTAAGTCGCCGCGCGAGGCGATCTTCCAGGGCTGCCTGCTCCGCTTCCGACCCATCATGATGACCACCATGGCCGCCCTCATGGCCACCCTGCCCATCGCCATCGGCGCCGGCGCGGGCGGCGACTCGCGGCGCACCCTCGGGCTCTCGGTGGTCGGCGGGCTCATCCTCTCCCAGCTCCTCACGCTCTACATCACGCCAGTGATCTATCTGCAGCTCGAGGGCTTGCGGCAGCGCGTGGGCGGCTGGCGCGACCTGTGGCGTCGGCTCCATCCCACGCGGGCCGAGGGGCTCCGCCTGCCGTCGTCAGGCACCGCCGGCAAGTAG
- a CDS encoding GAF domain-containing protein: protein MRSDIGSRDRKGRWAAPAPPAQAPAGGAADLLEAATEELRRSEERFSVVFHSSPQPMSMSTLHEGRVLDVNEGYARFFGFRREEMIGRLVGDLGLWVTLEERDAIIRLLETHGRVRNAEVRFRKRSGEIGHALLSTERLALSGEPTVVTTVTDITERKLSEEATRALAEVGRDLTGSLDLGHVANRLVSAVVTLFGARVANLYRRETDPDGLVCIATAGEAQEPRWLGIRVPPGSGVTSIALREGRLVSVADILTDPRVTLDPEYREHMIAKGHGATVAVPLSVGGRSLGVLAVGYSHGRVLTPEEERLLSMFADQAALALESARVRGEIEQRRREAEALALVAQRLTETLDVEEVGQRIVEHVLALFGAQSAVVRLLDPDGGLRLIAVGGPGQRRFELGHVLPPGVGVTGRAVSEGRPVSSTDITDDPAVRASEDFRTHVAKFDIRAMAAVPLRTKGAVVGALAVGDRTGRVFTANDVRLLQAFADQAAIAIRNAELFSAERSSRAQAEASERAQRESEARFRRIFESNMLGLMFWDENDNALDVNDALLRMLGYTREDLEAGRLRWRDLTPPEHVERTEKAREEIKASGVCAPFEKEYIRKDGRRVSVLVGGAALEGDRERGVAFILDSTPQKRLEAQLRQAQKMEAVGRLAGGIAHDFNNLLTVIGGRSLLALEDIPATNPIRGDLELIQQTVERAAALTRQLLAFSRKQLLQTKALDLNGVVAGIVPLLRRLIGEDIELTIGPGVAVGRVKADPAQLEQVIVNLAVNARDAMPQGGRLVIETANADLPAEFNDLPEAVPAGSYAMLKITDTGVGMNATVQAHLFEPFFTTKEVGKGTGLGLATVHGIVRQHGGSIRVYSAPGEGTTFKIYLPQTSDPLDAYAPGASGAPRSRGAERVLLVEDDPDVRALTQTILERGGYEVLSARDGHEALRLFREQGRPIQLLVSDVVMPKMSGRELADRLRVLQADLKVLYVSGYTQEALGRHGVLEPGIVLLPKPFQPVAMLDKVREVLDTDMRPQRGR, encoded by the coding sequence ATGAGGTCCGACATCGGCTCGCGGGACAGGAAGGGGCGGTGGGCCGCCCCCGCCCCGCCCGCTCAGGCCCCCGCGGGCGGCGCGGCCGACCTTCTCGAAGCGGCCACGGAGGAGCTGCGCCGCTCGGAGGAAAGGTTCTCCGTCGTCTTCCACTCGAGCCCGCAGCCCATGAGCATGAGCACGCTTCACGAGGGCCGGGTGCTGGACGTGAACGAGGGGTATGCCCGCTTCTTCGGGTTCCGCCGCGAGGAGATGATCGGGCGGCTGGTCGGCGACCTCGGTCTCTGGGTCACCCTCGAGGAGCGCGACGCGATCATCCGGCTCCTGGAAACGCACGGCCGCGTGCGCAATGCCGAGGTGCGGTTCCGGAAGCGCTCGGGTGAGATCGGCCATGCCCTGCTGTCCACAGAGCGGCTGGCCCTCTCGGGCGAGCCCACCGTGGTCACCACGGTCACCGACATCACCGAGCGCAAGCTCTCCGAGGAGGCCACCCGGGCGCTGGCCGAGGTCGGGCGCGACCTGACGGGCAGCCTGGACCTCGGGCATGTGGCCAACCGTCTCGTCTCGGCGGTGGTGACGCTGTTCGGCGCACGCGTCGCGAACCTCTACCGCCGGGAGACCGATCCCGACGGGCTCGTATGCATCGCCACGGCGGGGGAGGCCCAGGAGCCCAGATGGCTCGGCATCCGGGTGCCGCCGGGCTCCGGCGTCACCTCGATCGCCCTTCGGGAAGGCCGGCTCGTGTCCGTCGCCGACATCCTCACCGACCCGCGGGTGACCCTCGACCCGGAATACCGCGAGCACATGATCGCCAAGGGCCACGGCGCCACGGTCGCGGTGCCCTTGAGCGTGGGCGGGAGATCCCTCGGGGTGCTCGCCGTCGGGTACTCGCACGGGCGTGTCCTCACCCCGGAGGAGGAGCGGCTCCTGTCCATGTTCGCGGACCAGGCCGCTCTTGCGCTCGAGAGCGCGCGGGTCCGTGGAGAGATCGAACAGCGCCGGCGGGAGGCGGAAGCGCTGGCCCTCGTGGCCCAGCGCCTGACGGAGACGCTCGACGTCGAAGAGGTCGGACAGCGTATCGTCGAGCATGTCCTTGCCCTCTTCGGGGCGCAGTCTGCCGTGGTGCGACTGCTCGATCCCGACGGTGGTCTCCGCCTGATTGCCGTGGGCGGTCCCGGCCAGCGGCGATTCGAGCTGGGCCATGTCCTGCCCCCGGGCGTGGGCGTGACCGGCCGCGCCGTCAGCGAGGGTCGCCCCGTCTCATCGACCGATATCACTGACGATCCAGCGGTCCGTGCGTCCGAAGACTTCCGGACGCATGTCGCGAAGTTCGACATACGGGCCATGGCCGCGGTGCCGCTCCGCACCAAGGGAGCCGTCGTCGGAGCGCTGGCCGTCGGGGATCGTACCGGACGCGTGTTCACCGCCAATGACGTCCGGCTCCTCCAGGCCTTTGCCGATCAGGCGGCCATCGCCATCCGCAATGCCGAGCTCTTCTCGGCCGAGCGGTCCTCCCGCGCCCAGGCCGAGGCCTCGGAGCGCGCGCAGCGCGAGAGCGAGGCACGCTTCCGCCGGATCTTCGAGTCCAACATGCTCGGTCTCATGTTTTGGGACGAGAACGACAACGCTCTCGATGTCAATGATGCCCTCCTGCGGATGCTCGGATACACGCGCGAGGATCTCGAGGCGGGCCGCCTGCGCTGGCGCGACCTGACTCCCCCCGAGCACGTCGAGCGGACCGAGAAGGCTCGGGAGGAGATCAAGGCTTCCGGTGTCTGCGCGCCGTTCGAGAAGGAATACATCCGCAAGGATGGCCGACGGGTGTCCGTGCTCGTCGGTGGCGCCGCCTTGGAGGGCGACCGGGAGCGCGGCGTGGCCTTCATCCTCGACAGCACTCCGCAGAAGCGCCTCGAGGCGCAGCTTCGCCAGGCCCAGAAGATGGAGGCGGTGGGGCGCCTGGCCGGCGGCATCGCCCACGACTTCAACAATCTCCTGACCGTGATCGGGGGACGGAGCCTCCTCGCTCTCGAAGACATCCCGGCCACGAATCCGATCCGGGGTGATCTCGAGCTGATCCAGCAGACGGTGGAGCGGGCAGCCGCCCTCACGCGCCAGCTCCTCGCCTTCAGCCGCAAGCAGCTCTTGCAGACGAAGGCTCTCGATCTCAATGGCGTGGTGGCCGGCATCGTCCCGCTCCTGCGACGCCTGATCGGCGAGGACATCGAGCTGACCATCGGCCCCGGGGTGGCGGTGGGGCGCGTGAAGGCCGATCCGGCGCAGCTCGAGCAGGTCATCGTCAACCTGGCCGTGAATGCTCGCGATGCCATGCCCCAGGGCGGGCGACTCGTGATCGAGACGGCCAATGCCGATCTCCCCGCCGAATTCAACGATCTCCCCGAGGCGGTGCCCGCGGGCTCCTACGCGATGCTCAAGATCACCGACACCGGGGTGGGCATGAACGCCACCGTCCAGGCCCATCTCTTCGAGCCGTTCTTCACGACCAAGGAGGTGGGCAAGGGCACCGGCCTGGGACTGGCCACCGTGCACGGCATCGTCCGGCAGCACGGCGGCAGCATTCGCGTGTACAGCGCCCCGGGCGAGGGAACCACCTTCAAGATCTATCTGCCCCAGACCAGCGACCCGCTCGACGCGTATGCCCCCGGCGCGTCCGGGGCCCCGCGCTCCCGGGGCGCGGAGAGAGTGCTGCTCGTCGAGGACGATCCGGACGTCCGCGCGCTGACCCAGACCATCCTCGAGCGCGGGGGTTACGAGGTCCTCTCGGCGCGCGACGGCCATGAGGCGCTGCGTCTCTTCCGCGAGCAGGGGCGGCCGATCCAGCTGCTGGTGAGCGACGTGGTCATGCCGAAGATGAGCGGCCGCGAGCTCGCCGACCGCCTCCGGGTGCTCCAGGCCGACCTCAAGGTGCTCTACGTGTCAGGCTATACGCAAGAGGCGCTCGGGCGTCACGGCGTGCTCGAGCCGGGGATCGTCCTCCTGCCCAAGCCCTTCCAACCCGTGGCCATGCTGGACAAAGTGCGCGAGGTCCTCGACACGGACATGCGGCCTCAGCGGGGCCGGTAG